The following are from one region of the Rhipicephalus microplus isolate Deutch F79 chromosome 1, USDA_Rmic, whole genome shotgun sequence genome:
- the LOC142771292 gene encoding neprilysin-11-like encodes MPSTRVLVRQSPYQYHCSWFHCISCLCSICVLVAILVLAAHSIYVYPSCEDPSCWDFTTSLYRSLNYTASPCDNFYHFVCDGWKSSHGPNEFVFSELQAMVAHAAVNSLLRVGHAPSLRQTAVQKAAVMFKTCVQVFMNRVDNTDSLKSFLRSLDLLPPRPETVDVLDVVVGLALDWNVPVFLQMSVEHDTIMDGMQTLYFSRSRHLMDWFLRRSRMEGWALHNYVVTCSQIVDYQFNAEALIFFENYIMSSLGALTDTAHVTHTIKIADMENHTPGILSSEWLDVINRHLPEAALLKASDTIRVTDIAYLRVVSETILDDRRRRNGQLLLYVAWFVIQFLGPFASLSLVTPSFANVKDARNYIFFRCFEELNLLMPYAFGAPFAVESVPVKARDDVLTMVLVVKNALKESFLKSKWMDNATRSIAILKLHTMRTIVAYPDMVINTLDEYYAHTPDSSAVFLDSRMRAWYVTMRSRKDRLWKPRAFDYDFRLTDVNAFYQPLTNTMIIPAGIINSPFYSAKYPLSVNFGGLGHVIAHEIVHGFDDDSIREPKDGLSRDWWTMDARTQYEQRVRCLKRMYFPLGLNSYDRSGVMSEDIADSVGLAQAQKAYRSLRQKSNANASRDAPLMSRFTEDQAFYVMSCFKWCSNRREAGRGYSSGELRCNVPLQNIPDFARAFSCRRNDPMNPAHKCKFW; translated from the coding sequence ATGCCGTCGACCCGGGTTCTGGTTCGTCAGTCTCCCTATCAATACCACTGCTCATGGTTCCACTGCATATCGTGCCTATGCAGCATCTGCGTCCTCGTCGCCATATTGGTGTTGGCTGCGCACTCCATTTATGTATACCCGTCGTGCGAGGATCCTTCATGCTGGGATTTCACGACGAGTCTGTACAGATCGCTCAACTACACTGCGAGCCCGTGCGACAACTTTTACCACTTCGTCTGCGATGGCTGGAAGTCGAGTCACGGTCCCAACGAATTCGTTTTCTCCGAGCTTCAAGCCATGGTGGCTCACGCGGCCGTCAACAGTTTGTTGCGCGTCGGCCATGCGCCATCGTTGCGCCAGACGGCTGTGCAGAAGGCCGCAGTGATGTTCAAGACCTGCGTTCAGGTGTTCATGAATCGCGTGGACAATACGgacagcctcaagagcttcttGCGGTCGCTCGATCTTCTCCCGCCACGACCTGAGACTGTCGATGTGCTTGACGTCGTGGTTGGTCTGGCACTCGATTGGAATGTACCCGTCTTCCTTCAGATGTCCGTCGAGCATGACACCATCATGGACGGCATGCAGACACTGTACTTCTCCCGTAGTCGCCACCTTATGGACTGGTTCCTTCGCAGAAGCCGCATGGAAGGCTGGGCCTTGCACAACTACGTCGTCACCTGCTCACAGATAGTCGATTATCAGTTCAACGCGGAGGCGCTTATATTCTTCGAAAACTACATCATGTCTTCGCTCGGAGCACTTACCGACACCGCTCACGTCACGCACACGATAAAGATCGCGGACATGGAAAATCACACACCGGGCATCCTGTCCTCCGAGTGGCTAGATGTTATAAACCGGCATCTACCCGAAGCTGCTCTTCTGAAGGCTTCTGACACAATCCGCGTAACTGACATCGCTTACCTCCGCGTTGTGAGCGAGACCATTCTGGACGACAGGCGCAGGCGTAACGGACAACTTTTGCTTTACGTTGCTTGGTTTGTGATTCAGTTCCTCGGACCATTCGCATCGTTGTCACTCGTTACGCCAAGCTTCGCGAACGTCAAGGACGCCAGAAATTACATCTTCTTCCGCTGCTTCGAGGAGCTCAACCTATTGATGCCGTACGCATTCGGCGCCCCGTTCGCCGTGGAGAGCGTTCCAGTCAAGGCGCGCGACGACGTGCTAACCATGGTCCTGGTTGTCAAGAACGCGCTCAAGGAGTCTTTCCTCAAAAGCAAGTGGATGGACAACGCGACGCGGAGCATCGCCATACTTAAGCTGCACACGATGCGGACCATCGTTGCCTACCCTGACATGGTCATCAACACCCTCGATGAGTACTACGCGCACACGCCCGATTCGAGTGCAGTGTTCCTCGACTCACGCATGCGCGCATGGTACGTGACCATGCGTAGCCGGAAGGATAGGCTTTGGAAGCCGCGAGCGTTTGACTACGACTTCCGGTTGACCGACGTGAATGCCTTCTACCAGCCCTTAACGAACACCATGATCATACCTGCAGGCATCATCAACAGCCCCTTTTACAGCGCCAAGTACCCTCTCAGCGTCAACTTCGGGGGTCTGGGTCACGTCATTGCGCACGAGATTGTACACGGCTTCGACGACGACAGCATCAGGGAACCCAAGGACGGTCTTTCGCGAGACTGGTGGACCATGGACGCCCGCACACAGTACGAGCAGCGCGTGCGGTGCCTCAAGCGCATGTACTTCCCACTCGGACTGAACTCGTACGATCGCAGCGGCGTCATGTCCGAGGACATCGCAGACTCCGTGGGTCTCGCGCAGGCCCAGAAGGCGTACCGTTCGCTGCGCCAGAAGAGCAACGCCAACGCCAGCCGCGATGCGCCGCTCATGAGCCGCTTTACCGAAGACCAGGCCTTCTATGTGATGAGCTGCTTCAAGTGGTGTTCGAATCGCAGGGAGGCCGGCCGCGGATATTCGTCTGGCGAGCTGCGGTGCAACGTTCCGCTCCAGAACATTCCCGATTTTGCCAGGGCGTTCAGCTGCCGCCGAAATGACCCTATGAACCCGGCGCACAAGTGCAAGTTTTGGTGA